From Theileria annulata chromosome 1, complete sequence, *** SEQUENCING IN PROGRESS ***, one genomic window encodes:
- a CDS encoding uncharacterized protein (1 probable transmembrane helix predicted for TA21315 by TMHMM2.0 at aa 13-35;~small overlap at the 5' end with gene TA21310): MFTSDVDFIDYCFIDVVVILFTNTLNAFYCYFNLFVPLICIMNTTDDLSSNDEAQNEEESSKSKLNLTEENVKELISNLLLSSFFPQILINYSLVVEYLTKIAVTCEGDNVADPTVVKTLMKHMYQCC, translated from the exons ATGTTTACTTCCGATGT TGATTTTATAgattattgttttattgATGTTGTTGTTATTTTGTTCACAAATACATTAAATGCCTTCTActgttattttaatttatttgttcctttaatttgtattatgAATACTACTGATGATTTGAGTAGTAATGACGAGGCTCAAAATGAGGAGGAGAGTTCAAAATCGAAACTAAACCTCACTGAGGAAAATGTCAAGGAGTTGATTTCAAATTTACTTTTATCAAGTTTTTTTCCCCAAAtcttaataaattattcctTAGTTGTTGaatatttaacaaaaatcGCAGTTACTTGTGAAGGTGATAATGTTGCTGATCCCACAGTAGTGAAAACCTTAATGAAACATATGTATCAATGCTGTTAA
- a CDS encoding uncharacterized protein (Tap404f10.p1c.cand.122 - score = 17.96), with translation METSQESENSDNISSENLEHSDSSINNHLSDDLSHTNLENDSSQSNHEIFSNLAETDLGNEDDELSGIIYISRIPPYMGLSKLRSYFSNFGTLGKIYAHPESVGEYNKRIKMGGNKRLKFTHGWIQFSDKRVAKSVAKLLNNKPVFDKRHSFWREDLWNIKYLPKFKWRHLVEYWSNNKRERKEKLHAVLAKERKRNFHYLEQLEQEKKEHHIENKKINRPKTDAKKVKKAVKSTRKKDEKSKKEVPMELLESIVL, from the coding sequence atgGAAACATCGCAAGAGTCTGAAAACTCTGATAACATTTCAAGTGAAAATTTGGAACATTCAGATTCCTCCATAAACAACCATTTATCTGACGATTTAAGCCATACCaatttagaaaatgatAGTTCTCAATCTAATCAtgaaattttttcaaaCTTAGCTGAAACTGATTTGGGtaatgaagatgatgaattGAGTGgcataatatatatatcaaGAATCCCACCTTACATGGgtttatctaaattaaggtcctatttttcaaattttgGCACTTTAGGTAAGATTTATGCCCATCCTGAATCCGTTGGAGAGTATAATAAGCGCATAAAGATGGGAGGGAACAAGCGACTTAAGTTTACCCACGGTTGGATCCAATTTTCTGATAAAAGGGTCGCCAAGAGTGTTGCGAAACTTCTAAATAACAAGCCTGTGTTCGACAAGCGGCACAGCTTTTGGAGAGAGGATTTGTGGAACATCAAATACTTGCCCAAGTTTAAGTGGAGGCATCTCGTAGAGTACTGGTCCAACAATAAGCGTGAACGGAAAGAGAAGTTACATGCAGTCCTGGCCAAGGAGAGGAAACGGAACTTTCATTATCTTGAGCAGTTGGAGCAAGAAAAAAAGGAACATCACATTGAGAATAAGAAGATTAATAGGCCTAAAACTGATGCTAAAAAGGTTAAAAAAGCGGTAAAGAGCACTAGAAAAAAGGACGAAAAGAGTAAAAAAGAAGTTCCCATGGAACTTTTAGAATCTATTGtactataa
- a CDS encoding uncharacterized protein (Tap404f10.p1c.cand.121 - score = 12.93) — protein sequence MEMETKRQWMQSFDGRIRVGPEYQAMIPPFCKNNFPSSHQNDTNSPKESTNEEQPSKPTLNKSHSEPSQQLTEPYQPDGEPYQSYGDQFVQSYAEEPLDDSYDADITSHLKFASREDEPANQFASDIKSLEASYSSSDKEF from the coding sequence ATGGAGATGGAAACGAAAAGGCAATGGATGCAATCATTTGATGGAAGGATTCGCGTGGGCCCAGAGTACCAAGCCATGATTCCACCCTTTTGCAAAAACAACTTCCCTTCATCGCATCAAAACGATACAAATTCACCAAAAGAAAGTACAAACGAAGAACAACCGAGTAAACCAACTTTAAATAAATCCCATAGTGAACCATCTCAACAGTTAACTGAACCTTATCAACCAGATGGTGAACCCTATCAATCCTATGGTGATCAGTTTGTACAGTCATATGCTGAAGAACCTTTGGATGATTCTTACGATGCTGACATTACTAGTCATCTGAAATTTGCATCGAGGGAGGACGAACCCGCAAACCAATTCGCATCAGATATCAAGTCGTTAGAAGCTTCCTATAGCTCATCAGATAAAGagttttaa
- a CDS encoding uncharacterized protein (small overlap at the 5' end with gene TA21315), whose translation MFQYTSEVNIEESLFTGLYVVISRTEGTSDALYDCTLKYLNSNYGVLNVKKLLSTYLLDNEFSLSEEKVYFSNKVRLGPTEILWEVDEKLSTPREELLNNSKSLSILKKQNILSQLTDDSVIEVRYVSEEKFSHTFVPSLFYSGNLLALLILNDDNSLTHSDLIDFFYKQKEIYGDKLKVKFQFFLSKSDYKVREELVESFDKYVVKENLHKYRKVNNISDDLDLIYDSFFFITDDNNTIEENKIYNIVSEIILNLMVTFLSQILTVLADENYSLENVRRPISHHSTHFSHITHSSNKHKSLPYSGIKVKSYGDINLLLRNDAMAIAYYTCANYYFVSEKNELFHAKTLFTVCISLSRLFNLVTNKYCWGSNSDNSPSKSSELQSNTKTKRDKNGTKSVYECVPKEMCEKPMEYLLYYLKKSFTIWLKTFDNSDEFQLLFVFYTRVLSEVNDPLLISVISSFITYSKRLLTLKQQLDIITYVVDLVDKTKYKRKLQFFLFLQDVIQCEIVKQNDTINGKSDYKLGDELEIELNLLINNVVKYMNMNLEDNKLKIIPLFVKMNYYKNWYKINNAIINNELLRLKYEKSDKIIDKVKRVLSLKLYNILNCIQEYTVKTEINHLIKELKNYVTEFQINHLIISHIVVNTKRSNFVDIYYVRKLHESRVFCSGGYEDIKLNSFPIVYSLELSKSDLNFRYTKENLKKITESSTNDLNFYIIWVKRCKIQPNYTTKGFHVNKIVKSKIISHNNKSTIDRALVTNSSIKYVYEDLKDNLVTYTNKLLKIEMKITNPLPVDFVFKEVELVGTGVDFETVTSDFVVPAFSRNYAQTVNITVKEEGILCVLGVKFVLYDVLKCFQLLANLEDLDPNDFINTFKSSKMEDITSFIREYSMIKMNAVNDYNKCKIELFSTDFNDKMEYITSPSVLSSTPNTILTPKSISSGRTISTNTNTSISTMSANSLLSTTNKGILGRSVEVCKEELCIDCSILDQLMSNLLKFVPNSDMIVGEKKLIYVKLSNKNRNHSFVNINVSILPHVDSKERDSKLQALTAKDYIEFELLQQKLKKINQITYSSHVNLLCNHTIKQSLEHNNLVDEDRIVLLPGESLYLPIIYVANEAFSTFDVVFDYEIFESDENGVCDKLDLMRGSAFKSVEFSVETGIKVEDYQFVPIVHFNHRLFADNIHLFKGYFSSATVESLLNFDVEYDNKSVRAFFKVRNETDKVFSCNIKNRLEFISNPNTSNRWYVDLRKLRYKRVKQRGISEFFKLFRHNIDWSCNSNKFGSIKLFHKSEPNIEYNFVSDNALEKVDEKIEYGMKRKNKVLKWYLMNMEKLINNNMNDLITSKLSLKLLVMVDDKVNTSDKSVNIEVGQYFTVCVLVKNNSNKPIDDYKVVIVPFSNDLYTNVQSLKWSGSLEQVGLKPINVSGNYGNYTNTLKKINGDLRSVNVLDGMEGENWEGYNKYVKVGEVDFVAKQPCKLGINAAVILNHKRKILWHYKHYIINVM comes from the exons atgttCCAATACACATCGGAAGTAAACATCGAAGAATCACTCTTTACAGGCCTTTATGTAGTAATTTCAAGAACTGAAGGAACTTCCGATGCATTGTACGACTGTACCCTAAAGTATTTAAACTCCAACTATGGTGTTTTAAATGTAAAGAAATTGTTGTCGACCTATCTGCTTGACAATGAATTTTCACTTTCTGAGGAAAAGGTGTACTTTTCAAACAAGGTCAGACTTGGACCAACTGAGATCTTATGGGAGGTAGATGAAAAGCTTTCAACACCAAGAGAAGAGCTCCTGAACAACTCAAAATCGCTTTCGATACTGAAGAAACAGAATATCCTATCACAACTAACAGATGATTCTGTGATTGAGGTCAGATATGTTTCTGAGGAGAAGTTTTCTCACACATTTGTTCCAAGCCTTTTTTACTCAGGAAATCTTCTAGCACTTTTGATTCTAAACGACGATAATTCTCTAACACACTCTGACCTAATTGACTTTTTTTACAAGCAAAAAGAAATATACGGAGATAAACTGAAGGTCAAGTTTCAGTTTTTTCTATCAAAGTCAGACTACAAGGTGAGAGAAGAATTGGTGGAGTCATTTGATAAGTACGTAGTGAAAGAGAATTTACATAAGTATAGAAAggttaataatatatcagATGATCTAGATTTGATCTACGATTCATTCTTTTTTATTACAGACGATAATAATACCatagaagaaaataaaatatataatatagttagtgaaataatattgaatttaatgGTAACATTTTTGAGTCAAATATTAACAGTTTTGGCTGatgaaaattattcattagAGAATGTACGGAGACCAATCTCACATCATTCAACCCATTTCTCCCACATTACACATTCGTCCAACAAACATAAGTCACTACCATATTCAGGAATAAAAGTGAAGAGTTACGGcgatataaatttattattaagaaATGATGCAATGGCAATTGCATACTACACCTGCGCAAACTATTACTTTGTTAGTGAAAAAAACGAACTTTTCCATGCCAAGACTCTTTTTACAGTTTGTATTTCATTGTCAAGGTTATTTAATTTGGTTACAAATAAGTATTGTTGGGGGTCAAATTCCGATAATTCACCCAGTAAATCATCTGAGTTGCAAAGTAACACAAAGACTAAAAGGGATAAAAATGGTACAAAAAGTGTGTATGAATGTGTTCCTAAAGAAATGTGTGAAAAGCCAATGGAgtatttgttatattatttgaagaAATCATTCACGATTTGGTTGAAAACATTTGATAATTCTGACGAATTCCAGCTGTTGTTTGTGTTTTACACCAGAGTGCTTTCAGAGGTAAATGACCCCCTACTCATATCAGTCATTTCATCATTCATAACATACTCCAAACGCCTGTTAACATTGAAGCAGCAATTAGATATTATTACCTACGTGGTGGATTTAGTTGATAAAACAAAGTATAAAAGGAAATTACAGTTCTTTCTATTCTTACAAGATGTAATTCAATGTGAAATTGTTAAACAAAATGATACAATTAATGGTAAATCGGATTATAAATTGGGTGATGAGTTGgaaatagaattaaatttgttaattaataatgtagttaagtatatgaatatgaaCTTGGAAGACAATaagttgaaaataattccCCTATTTGTTAAgatgaattattataaaaactggtataaaattaataatgcaataattaataatgagCTGTTAAGgttaaaatatgaaaaatcTGATAAAATCATTGACAAAGTTAAAAGAGTTTTGTCGTtgaaattgtataatatattgaattGTATACAGGAATATACTGTAAAAACTGAAATCAACCATTTAATAAAAGAGttgaaaaattatgtaacagaatttcaaattaatcatttaataatatcacACATTGTAGTTAATACAAAAAGAAGCAATTTTGTAGACATTTATTACGTTAGAAAATTACACGAGAGTAGAGTGTTTTGCAGTGGAGGTTACGAAGATATAAAGTTGAATTCTTTCCCAATAGTTTATTCACTAGAATTATCTAAAAGTGACTTGAACTTTAGATACACAAAGGAAAATCTGAAGAAAATCACAGAATCGAGTACCAATGACcttaatttttacattatttggGTTAAAAGGTGTAAAATTCAACCAAATTACACAACGAAAGGGTTTCATGTAAACAAAATAgttaaatctaaaattatatcaCATAACAATAAGTCAACAATAGATAGAGCACTTGTTACAAATAGTTcaataaaatatgtatacGAAGATTTAAAAGATAATTTGGTAAcatatacaaataaattattaaagatTGAAATGAAAATAACTAACCCTTTGCCGGTTGATTTTGTCTTTAAGGAAGTGGAATTGGTAGGAACTGGTGTTGATTTTGAGACTGTTACAAGTGATTTCGTGGTTCCAGCATTTAGCAGAAATTACGCCCAAACAGTTAATATCACAGTGAAGGAAGAGGGAATTTTATGTGTTCTGGGTGTTAAATTTGTGCTCTATGATGTCCTAAAGTGTTTCCAGCTGTTGGCAAATTTGGAAGATTTGGACCCAAACGACTTTATAAACACATTTAAATCAAGTAAAATGGAGGATATTACATCATTTATcag AGAATACAGTATGATAAAGATGAACGCAGTGAATGACTACAATAAGTGTAAGATTGAGCTGTTTTCCACagattttaatgataaaatggAATATATAACCTCACCCTCAGTGTTATCAAGTACTCCAAACACCATTCTAACGCCAAAATCGATTTCATCAGGGAGAACTATTTCaactaatactaatacatCAATTAGTACGATGTCAGCAAATAGTTTATTATCAACTACTAATAAAGGGATATTAGGGAGAAGTGTAGAAGTGTGTAAAGAGGAGTTGTGTATAGACTGCTCAATATTGGACCAGTTGATGTCcaatttgttaaaatttgtacCAAACTCTGATATGATAGTTGGAgagaaaaaattaatttacgTTAAATTAAGTAACAAGAATAGAAATCATTCATTcgtaaatataaatgtatcAATACTACCACATGTGGATAGTAAGGAAAGGGATAGTAAATTGCAGGCTTTAACAGCTAAGGATTATATTGAGTTTGAGCTTTTACAGCAGAAactaaagaaaattaaCCAAATCACGTATTCCAGTCACGTGAATCTGCTGTGTAATCATACGATAAAACAGTCACTTGAACACAACAATTTGGTTGATGAAGATAGGATAGTTTTGTTGCCTGGAGAGTCCTTGTACCTACCGATAATATATGTGGCAAATGAAGCCTTTTCAACATTTGACGTTGTTTTTGACTATGAAATTTTTGAATCAGATGAGAACGGTGTGTGCGATAAGTTGGACTTGATGAGAGGAAGCGCGTTTAAAAGTGTTGAGTTTAGTGTGGAAACGGGGATAAAAGTTGAGGATTATCAATTTGTGCCAATAGTACATTTTAACCACAGATTATTTGCGGATAATATCCACTTGTTCAAGGGATATTTCAGCAGTGCCACAGTGGAGAGTTTATTGAATTTTGATGTAgaatatgataataaatcGGTGAGAGCATTTTTTAAAGTTAGAAATGAGACGGATAAAGTGTTTTCTTGTAATATCAAAAACAGACTTGAGTTCATATCAAATCCAAACACATCCAACAG gTGGTATGTAGATTTGAGAAAGTTGAGGTATAAACGGGTTAAACAGAGAGGAATCAGCGaattctttaaattattcagaCACAATATTGACTGGTCATGTAACTCAAACAAGTTCGGTTccattaaattatttcacaAATCTGAACCAAACATTGAGTACAATTTTGTTAGTGATAACGCCTTAGAGAAAGTAGATGAGAAAATAGAATATGGGATGAAAAGGAAGAATAAAGTATTAAAATGgtatttaatgaatatggaaaagttaattaataataatatgaatgaTTTAATCACCTCAAAACTATCACTCAAGCTATTGGTGATGGTGGATGATAAAGTAAATACTAGTGACAAAAGTGTTAATATAGAAGTAGGACAATATTTTACAGTGTGTGTTTTGGTAAAGAATAATAGCAACAAACCCATAGATGATTACAAGGTTGTAATTGTACCATTTTCTAATGATTTGTATACTAATGTTCAAAGTTTGAAATGGAGTGGATCGTTGGAGCAAGTAGGATTGAAACCCATTAACGTTTCTGGGAATTATGGTAATTACACCAACACACTTAAGAAAATCAATGGAGATTTAAGAAGTGTTAATGTGCTAGATGGTATGGAAGGAGAGAATTGGGAAGGATACAACAAATATGTAAAGGTTGGTGAGGTAGATTTCGTGGCAAAACAGCCATGTAAACTAGGAATAAATGCAGctgtaattttaaaccaCAAAAGGAAAATCTTGTGGCATTACAAACACTATATTATCAATGTTATGTAA
- a CDS encoding serine/threonine protein kinase, putative (Tap404f10.p1c.C.cand.18 - score = 58.57;~SMART STYKc (SM0221) at aa 442-713, E()=2.07e-08), producing MSDKSWISDESSTSDLNISRSRRSLSHSSNYSQHSSHSSSYRHSSNRPNRSPYRDKSSNRDRYTHRDRNSYRDRSIHRDRHYRDRSYRNRSQRDKPYRDRSYGSSRRSNSIVNRSRRSNSNHKYSQKIVENKHYRSYSPHHTHRHPSHTLKDEEKDTKKRKYYYEKKPISNSPEEGEIEEVVLEEEDEDLDKFLESRRKERHKLILKHSIQTDNSSDTANTTDLLDNNTPQDSLKNENLNKENKEIEPEEVKDKKCINPFSLLISHLTHVTDNTPTPNTEPEDNKELNSVNSETPGQTASAETGIDSVKEELEDDISPISQTVSESPNKDMTPTNCDETTSSTNVYSDLQKKLLLEKQKLRSFIINMKRSEQDEVEEEVLEEEEDDMDMFSTNVDESAVKKRKVVRRVITNKLENRSLAENWNDSEGYYQAMIGEVMNDRYSVISELAGKGVFSSVLKCYDSVENRNVAIKVIRNNDMMIKAAEKEMDILRRLNETDKEDKKHIVQLLTSFRYRGHLCMVFNWYWGNLRSHLKMNGKGYGLNISYIHSYTRQLFIALRHMKKNKIMHADLKPDNILVNDDYNKVKICDLGSASDESENDITSYLVSRFYRAPEIILGCRYNCKIDVWSAAATIYELATGDILFPGRNNNHMLKLMMEFKGKIPSKMIRAGQFSTNHFDENLDFVYTSTDPLTKTTVTRVIQDLRPTRNITDAIFERQPWTKANSPKKDVLIKKIRQLGELLEKCLTLDPNKRFSPDDALQHPFIRS from the exons ATGAGTGATAAGAGTTGGATTTCCGATGAGAGCTCAACTTcagatttaaatataagCAGAAGTCGCAGGAGTTTATCACATTCCAGTAATTATTCACAACATTCTTCACATTCCTCATCATATAGGCATAGTTCAAATAGACCAAATAGGTCACCTTATAGAGATAAATCGTCAAATAGAGATCGGTATACCCATAGAGACCGAAATTCATATAGAGATCGATCCATTCATAGGGATAGACACTATAGAGATAGATCATACAGAAATAGATCGCAGAGGGATAAACCATATAGAGATAGATCATATGGGAGCAGTAGACGTAGTAACAGTATAGTAAATAGAAGTAGGAGAAGTAATAGTAATCATAAATATAGTCAAAAAATAGTTGAAAATAAACATTATAGATCCTATTCACCACATCACACTCATCGGCACCCGTCACATACACTAAAG GATGAAGAAAAGGATACAAAGAAgagaaaatattattatgaaaAGAAGCCAATCTCAAATTCAc CTGAGGAAGGAGAAATTGAGGAAGTGGTACTAGAAGAGGAAGACGAAGACTTGGACAAATTTCTCGAATCAAGACGTAAAGAACGACATAAActcattttaaaacattctATCCAAACTGATAATTCATCTGATACCGCCAACACGACTGACCTGCTAGATAATAATACTCCACAAGATTCcttaaaaaatgaaaatttgaataaagAAAACAAAGAAATTGAACCGGAAGAGGTGAAGgataaaaaatgtataaatcCATTTTCACTGTTAATTTCACATCTTACACACGTCACTGATAATACTCCAACCCCAAATACTGAACCTGAAGATAATAAAGAGTTAAATTCTGTGAATTCCGAAACACCAGGACAAACGGCAAGCGCTGAAACGGGAATAGATAGCGTAAAAGAAGAGTTGGAGGATGATATATCACCAATATCACAAACAGTATCAGAATCGCCAAATAAAGATATGACACCAACAAATTGTGACGAGACAACTTCTAGTACAAACGTGTATTCAGATTTACAGAAGAAATTGTTACTAGAAAAGCAGAAATTGCGTagttttatcattaatatgAAGAGATCTGAACAG GATGAGGTGGAAGAGGAAGTTTTAGAGGAGGAGGAAGATGACATGGACATGTTTTCTACAAATGTTGATGAGAGTGCTGTGAAAAAGAGAAAAGTAGTTCGTCGAGTTATTACCAACAAGTTGGAGAACCGTTCACTAGCTGAAAATTGGAACGATTCTGAAGGATATTATCAG gCTATGATTGGTGAAGTGATGAATGACCGTTACAGTGTGATAAGTGAATTGGCGGGCAAGGGAGTTTTCTCATCAGTCTTGAAGTGTTATGACTCAGTAGAGAATAGGAATGTGGCAATAAAGGTTATCAGGAATAATGATATGATGATAAAGGCAGCGGAGAAGGAAATGGACATTCTACGCCGCCTCAACGAAACTGACAAGGAAGATAAAAAGCATATAGTCCAGCTCTTAACATCATTTCGATACAGAGGACATTTATGTATGGTCTTTAATTGGTATTGGGGAAACCTAAGATCACATCTCAAAAT GAATGGGAAAGGATATGGATTGAATATATCATATATACACTCATATACAAGACAATTATTCATAGCATTAAGACATAtgaaaaaaaataaaattatgcACGCAGATT TGAAACCGGATAATATATTAGTGAATGATGATTATAATAAAGTGAAGATTTGTGATCTGGGATCGGCAAGTGATGAGTCGGAAAATGACATCACTTCTTACTTGGTCAGTCGCTTCTACAGAGCGCCTGAAATCATACTTGGCTGTAGATATAACTGCAAAATTGATGTTTGGAGTGCTGCCGCTACCATTTATGAATTAGCAACAGGAGATATACTCTTTCCG GGCCGTAATAATAACCACATGCTGAAGTTAATGATGGAGTTCAAGGGGAAAATCCCAAGTAAGATGATAAGAGCAGGACAATTCTCAACAAACCACTTTGATGAGAATTTAGACTTCGTATACACGTCAACAGACCCACTCACAAAGACGACAGTGACGAGAGTAATACAGGACCTCAGACCGACCAGGAACATCACAGACGCAATCTTCGAAAGACAGCCATGGACAAAAGCAAACTCACCCAAAAAAGATGTACTCATCAAAAAAATAAGACAACTAGGAGAATTGCTGGAAAAATGCCTGACACTGGACCCAAACAAACGCTTCTCACCAGACGACGCACTTCAACACCCATTTATACGCAGCTAA
- a CDS encoding molecular chaperone (DnaJ-like), putative (Tap404f10.p1c.C.cand.21 - score = 14.95;~SMART DnaJ (SM0271) at aa 72-129, E()=3.27e-18), giving the protein MSRYIPQTRNGKCKIQLKKFMFVKFNFSFYNPKIFTNLITKRLFSGNNPVNNSLHKNIYNNELQSKLKTGKITYYDVLQVSPTANKNEIKKAYLRLVKEYHPDVNKNTETRSIFLCIKESHDVLTDRNKRILYDQKLSQFEGRGSIYNKSTILRRGTGYDMGNVMSGLIVIDSAESERWERYQRYTKGERNDSVEDPNIWIKTIGSILISCLTVSIGCLVFGHLLTKFPQSSEVDDKYDVDSVRDEHMVKAYYNPITERWERIIDPFEAPLPEVLISHYKGRVESSELSKIPLKNLTIFQVSTTIHRFY; this is encoded by the exons ATGTCGCGTTATATCCCACAAACAAGGAAtggaaaatgtaaaatacaattaaaaaAGTTCATgtttgttaaatttaatttttctttttatAACCCTAAAATTTTCACTAACTTAATCACAAAACGGCTGTTCTCTGGCAATAACCCtgtaaataatagtttacacaagaatatatacaataatgAGCTCCAATCGAAGCTAAAAACTGGCAAAATCACCTATTACGACGTATTACAAGTTTCACCAACTGCTAacaaaaatgaaattaaaaag gCATATTTGAGATTAGTCAAGGAGTATCATCCTGATGTGAATAAAAACACTGAGACGAGGTCGATTTTCCTCTGTATTAAAGAATCACATGATGTTTTAACTGATCGCAACAAACGAATTCTCTATGATCAAAAACTTAG CCAATTTGAGGGTAGAGGGAgtatatacaataaatcAACTATCTTAAGGAGGGGCACTGGATATGATATGGGTAATGTTATGAGTGGATTAATTGTTATAGATTCTGCTGAATCTGAGCGGTGGGAACGATATCAAAGATACACCAAAGGAGAAAGAAATGATTCTGTAGAGGACCCTAATATTTGGATTAAAACT attGGGTCAATATTAATCTCATGTTTAACAGTATCAATAGGATGTTTAGTGTTTGGTCATTTGTTAACCAAATTCCCCCAATCAAG TGAAGTGGATGATAAGTATGATGTTGACTCAGTAAGAGATGAGCACATGGTTAAGGCTTACTACAATCCAATAACTGAGAGGTGGGAGAGGATAATAGATCCTTTTGAAGCTCCTCTTCCTGAGGTACTTATTTCCCACTACAAAGGCCGTGTTGAGTCTTCCGAATTAAGTAAAATTCCTCTCAAAAATCTCACAATATTCCAGGTATCCACTACCATTCACCGATTTTATTGA
- a CDS encoding 3'-5' exoribonuclease (CSL4) (Tap404f10.p1c.C.cand.20 - score = 21.42): MEKGMVLPGMMIGTTNDYVPLNNVYVRDSVIYSAVLGNLSFSENKGVSVVSNHVKIPYVGATVIAQITRVHINKADCNIISVDGRVLKDFFKGSLTNNNVLESKNIEILMYEWFRPGDFIKCKVIYAGDGKQFTLSTAGLGLGVIKTTSSKGEEMVPISWKYFMSKKSGALEKRKVAKSI; the protein is encoded by the exons ATGGAAAAGGGTATGGTATTACCCGGAATGATGATTGGTACCACAAACGATTATGTACCCCTAAACAATGTTTACGTGAGGGATTCTGTAATTTATTCCGCAGTTTTAGGAAACTTATCCTTCTCAGAAAATAAA GGTGTGAGTGTTGTATCAAATCACGTGAAGATTCCATATGTTGGAGCCACGGTGATAGCCCAGATAACAAGAGTACACATTAACAAGGCCGattgtaatattatatcGGTTGATGGGAGGGTTTTAAAGGACTTCTTTAAGGGATCTTTAAC AAATAACAATGTTTTGGAATCAAAGaatatagaaatattaatgtatgAATGGTTTCGACCAGGTGATTTTATCAAGTGCAAAGTG ATTTACGCAGGGGATGGAAAACAATTTACTCTTTCTACTGCTGGATTGGGTCTAGGAGTCATTAAAACAACTTCATCAAAAG GGGAGGAAATGGTACCTATTTCGTGGAAGTATTTCATGTCAAAGAAATCGGGTGCACTTGAGAAAAG gaAAGTTGCAAAATCTATTTAA